The following proteins are encoded in a genomic region of Porphyrobacter sp. CACIAM 03H1:
- a CDS encoding LysE family translocator, producing the protein MIDPLVDWAGFALAVLLVEVTPGPNMAWLVTLTLSEGRGAGLKAVAGVALGLAVNAALSVIAASLILAQGPALTTAVSVLAAAMMVWLALEAWRDAGESSPTATPRRSGERHALAGFAINVLNPKSALFLITVMPQFVADGRPTMEQGLVLGAVSVGIATAIHGALVLAAEHARVALMAESRARIVRRVLALAMLGVAAWFLTKAFA; encoded by the coding sequence GTGATCGACCCTCTGGTCGACTGGGCGGGCTTCGCCCTTGCCGTGCTGCTGGTCGAGGTCACGCCCGGGCCCAACATGGCGTGGCTGGTGACGCTGACCCTGTCCGAGGGGCGCGGCGCGGGGCTGAAGGCGGTTGCCGGCGTGGCGCTCGGGCTTGCGGTCAACGCCGCGCTCAGCGTCATCGCGGCGAGCCTGATCCTGGCGCAGGGCCCGGCGCTGACCACGGCGGTTTCGGTGCTGGCGGCGGCGATGATGGTGTGGCTGGCACTCGAGGCATGGCGCGATGCGGGCGAAAGCTCGCCCACCGCCACCCCGCGCCGGAGCGGGGAACGTCACGCCCTCGCGGGGTTCGCGATCAATGTGCTCAACCCCAAGTCGGCCCTGTTCCTCATCACCGTGATGCCGCAATTCGTCGCGGACGGGCGGCCGACCATGGAGCAGGGACTGGTGCTGGGGGCGGTGAGCGTCGGGATAGCCACTGCGATCCACGGCGCGCTGGTGCTCGCTGCCGAGCACGCCCGCGTGGCGCTCATGGCGGAGAGCCGCGCGCGGATCGTGCGGCGGGTGCTGGCGCTGGCGATGCTGGGCGTGGCGGCGTGGTTCCTGACCAAGGCTTTCGCCTAG
- a CDS encoding DUF11 domain-containing protein — protein sequence MKTTKQLLGAVSAFALVAMTSAPALAQGTSAGSTITNEVSVSFNVNGVTQNAQTASDSFTVDQRVNVNVTYAGTADTSVGPGQTNRAIAFDVTNLSNSSVDLALSAALNAGNANNIGNFRVFRDTDGNRVLSQAEFEAGSITYLDEVGSAANGVTVAVIVLADIGLNAVNGNTFDVTLTANAHAAGGVGALGAELVESASNTAGIDTVLFDGQGDTDVARDGAFSDTGRYAVSGAVVTLLKSSRVVSDTVNGTNNPKAIPGATVEYCITVANASGAATATDVVLTDDLPTDVSFVNGSIRINGDASCTNGIAGGTFTAGGGANGEDRVSGSLSDVAAGQTRSLYFLVTID from the coding sequence ATGAAGACCACCAAGCAGTTGCTGGGTGCGGTGAGCGCGTTTGCGCTCGTCGCGATGACCAGCGCCCCTGCGTTGGCCCAAGGGACCAGCGCGGGATCCACCATCACCAACGAAGTCAGCGTCAGCTTCAACGTCAACGGCGTGACCCAGAACGCCCAGACGGCGAGCGACAGCTTCACCGTCGACCAGCGCGTGAACGTGAACGTGACCTATGCCGGCACCGCCGACACCAGCGTCGGGCCGGGCCAGACCAACCGCGCGATCGCCTTCGACGTGACCAACTTGTCGAACAGCAGCGTCGACCTTGCCCTGTCAGCGGCGCTCAACGCCGGCAACGCCAACAATATTGGCAACTTCCGTGTCTTCCGCGACACCGACGGCAACCGCGTGCTGAGCCAGGCGGAATTCGAAGCCGGTTCGATCACCTACCTTGATGAAGTCGGTTCGGCTGCGAACGGCGTCACCGTGGCAGTCATCGTGCTCGCCGACATCGGCCTCAACGCGGTCAACGGCAACACCTTCGACGTGACCCTCACCGCCAATGCCCATGCGGCCGGCGGCGTCGGCGCGCTGGGCGCCGAGCTGGTCGAATCCGCGAGCAACACCGCGGGCATCGACACCGTGCTGTTCGACGGCCAGGGCGATACCGACGTGGCGCGCGACGGCGCCTTCTCCGACACCGGCCGCTATGCCGTGTCGGGCGCGGTCGTCACCCTGCTCAAGTCGAGCCGCGTGGTGAGCGACACGGTCAACGGGACCAACAATCCCAAGGCGATCCCGGGTGCGACGGTGGAATACTGCATCACCGTGGCCAACGCCTCGGGTGCGGCCACCGCGACCGACGTGGTCCTGACCGACGACCTGCCGACCGACGTGTCCTTCGTGAACGGCTCGATCCGCATCAACGGCGATGCGAGCTGCACCAACGGGATCGCGGGCGGCACCTTCACCGCAGGCGGCGGCGCCAATGGTGAAGACCGCGTGTCGGGCAGCCTCAGCGACGTCGCTGCCGGCCAGACCCGCTCGCTCTACTTCCTGGTCACGATCGACTGA
- a CDS encoding cupin domain-containing protein: MPKLDLAAIPLTNATGYPPPFDAAVEGRWYRRLAPAAGFGLMGASHVTLLPGAFSSQRHWHRGQDELVVILEGHAVLIDDAGETSVGPGDVLAFPAGKANGHCLHNRSGAPCVFVAISAGDKASDSGEYPDIDMVFDADGYARKDGTRYDARRVP, from the coding sequence ATGCCCAAGCTCGATCTTGCCGCGATCCCCCTGACCAATGCCACCGGCTACCCGCCGCCCTTCGATGCGGCGGTCGAGGGGCGGTGGTATCGCCGCCTTGCGCCTGCGGCCGGGTTCGGCCTGATGGGCGCGAGCCACGTCACCCTTCTGCCCGGCGCCTTTTCCTCGCAGCGCCACTGGCACCGCGGGCAGGACGAACTGGTGGTGATCCTCGAAGGCCATGCGGTGCTGATCGACGATGCCGGCGAAACGTCCGTCGGCCCGGGCGACGTGCTCGCCTTTCCGGCCGGCAAGGCGAACGGGCACTGCCTCCACAACCGCTCCGGGGCGCCCTGCGTCTTCGTCGCGATAAGCGCCGGCGACAAGGCCTCCGACAGCGGGGAATATCCCGACATCGACATGGTGTTCGACGCCGATGGCTACGCCCGCAAGGACGGCACCCGCTACGACGCGCGCCGCGTACCGTGA
- a CDS encoding dicarboxylate/amino acid:cation symporter — MDRKLTLYILVGMVLGVIVGQVLNQTIDPAVIKESIAPWFKLLSDIFLNLIKMLVAPLVLSTIVVGIAHMGDSAALGRIGVRALTWFITASLVSIGLGLVLVNIFQPGVGAPIPDVAAATAAVGEVKELKATDFILSIFPKNAVEALATNNILQILVFSIFAGVALSAIGERGQALVKGADALAEMMLQVTGYVMRYAPVAVFGALANVVAASGLAILGTYLTLLLEFYFSLVLLWVILLGAGALFLGARTWTLIRYIRQPLMIAFSTASSEAALPKLFEQLDRFGVPRRISGFMLPLGYSFNLDGSMMYMSFATIFIAQAYGIDLSIGTQIMILLTLMISSKGIAAVPRASLVVITGTLAMFGLPVEGVAIILAIDQFLDMGRTATNVVGNAVATAVITKWEGMLEVEEPDYVEHPHAPAHTAADGRAGLELDPSNFEEGR; from the coding sequence ATGGACCGCAAGCTCACGCTCTACATCCTCGTCGGCATGGTGCTCGGCGTGATCGTCGGCCAGGTGCTCAACCAGACGATCGATCCGGCGGTGATCAAGGAATCGATCGCGCCGTGGTTCAAGCTGCTCAGCGACATCTTTCTCAACCTCATCAAGATGCTGGTCGCACCGCTGGTGCTCTCGACCATCGTCGTCGGCATCGCCCACATGGGCGACAGCGCGGCGCTCGGCCGCATCGGCGTGCGGGCGCTGACCTGGTTCATCACCGCCAGCCTTGTGTCGATCGGCCTGGGCCTCGTGCTGGTCAACATCTTCCAGCCCGGCGTCGGCGCGCCGATCCCCGATGTGGCCGCCGCGACTGCCGCAGTTGGCGAGGTCAAGGAGCTGAAGGCGACCGACTTCATCCTCTCGATCTTCCCCAAGAACGCGGTCGAGGCGCTGGCGACCAACAACATCCTGCAGATCCTCGTCTTCTCGATCTTCGCCGGGGTCGCGCTGTCGGCCATCGGCGAGCGCGGGCAGGCGTTAGTCAAGGGCGCGGATGCGCTCGCCGAGATGATGCTTCAGGTCACCGGCTACGTGATGCGCTATGCGCCGGTCGCGGTGTTCGGCGCGCTCGCCAACGTCGTCGCGGCGAGCGGGCTGGCGATCCTCGGCACCTATCTCACCCTGCTGCTGGAATTCTACTTCTCGCTGGTGCTGCTGTGGGTGATCCTCCTCGGCGCGGGGGCGCTGTTCCTCGGCGCGCGGACGTGGACGCTGATCCGCTACATCCGCCAGCCGCTGATGATTGCCTTCTCGACCGCCTCCTCCGAGGCCGCGCTGCCCAAGCTGTTCGAGCAGCTCGACCGCTTCGGGGTGCCGCGCCGCATCTCGGGCTTCATGCTGCCGCTGGGCTACTCGTTCAATCTCGACGGCTCGATGATGTACATGAGCTTCGCGACGATCTTCATCGCGCAGGCCTATGGCATCGACCTCAGCATCGGCACGCAGATCATGATCCTGCTGACGCTGATGATCTCGTCCAAGGGCATCGCCGCCGTGCCGCGCGCGAGTCTCGTGGTCATCACCGGCACGCTGGCCATGTTCGGGCTTCCCGTGGAGGGCGTGGCGATCATCCTCGCCATCGACCAGTTCCTCGACATGGGTCGGACCGCCACCAACGTGGTCGGCAACGCCGTGGCGACGGCGGTCATCACCAAGTGGGAGGGGATGCTCGAGGTCGAGGAGCCCGACTATGTCGAGCACCCCCACGCCCCGGCCCACACCGCCGCCGACGGCCGGGCGGGGCTGGAGCTCGACCCGAGCAATTTCGAGGAAGGGCGCTAG
- a CDS encoding dicarboxylate/amino acid:cation symporter — MSVWFRVPLWQRVIAALILGIIAGRLWGPGAESIKIIGDVFIAFIKMLVVPLIFFSLVAGVASIGDLRKLGAVGWRAMLLFVVTGQISVWLGLGLGTVIGPGVGVDTSSIDMGAAPPPNETTWRDMVLGMIPQSPVQVMADVNVLPLIVFSLLIGIGILMAKEDGAPVLRIFESGSVVMQKVTMIVMELTPFGVFALMAWVAGTLGFDALAALGKLVFLNYLGCALIIVLVYGGMIKLVARQQVTGFFRGIVDAMAVSYSTASSNATLPVTLRCAERNLGVSSSVASFVVSLGATINMNGTAMYLGLATLFGAQIFGVDLSWADYGMIALLGTLGAVGAAGIPGAGLIMMALVFGAVDVPLETIAFVAGVDRIMDMMRTTTNVTGDAAVAVTVASLTGEIDRAELVSADDI; from the coding sequence GTGTCGGTCTGGTTTCGGGTTCCCCTGTGGCAGCGGGTTATAGCTGCCCTGATCCTCGGCATCATCGCCGGGCGGTTGTGGGGACCCGGAGCCGAGAGCATCAAGATCATCGGCGATGTCTTCATCGCCTTCATCAAGATGCTGGTGGTGCCGCTGATCTTCTTCAGCCTCGTCGCAGGCGTCGCCAGCATCGGCGACCTGAGAAAGCTTGGCGCGGTCGGCTGGCGGGCGATGCTGCTGTTCGTGGTGACCGGACAGATCTCGGTGTGGCTGGGCCTGGGGCTGGGCACCGTGATCGGACCGGGCGTGGGGGTCGACACCTCCAGCATCGACATGGGCGCAGCCCCTCCGCCCAACGAGACGACATGGCGCGACATGGTGCTGGGCATGATCCCGCAGAGCCCCGTCCAGGTCATGGCCGACGTCAACGTGCTGCCGCTGATCGTCTTCTCGCTCTTGATCGGGATCGGCATCCTGATGGCCAAGGAGGACGGCGCGCCGGTGCTGCGGATCTTCGAGAGCGGCTCTGTGGTGATGCAGAAGGTCACCATGATCGTGATGGAGCTCACCCCCTTCGGCGTCTTCGCGTTGATGGCCTGGGTGGCGGGCACGCTCGGCTTCGATGCGCTGGCGGCGCTCGGCAAGCTGGTGTTCCTCAACTACCTCGGCTGCGCGCTGATCATCGTCCTGGTCTATGGCGGGATGATCAAGCTGGTGGCGCGCCAGCAGGTCACGGGCTTCTTCCGCGGCATCGTCGATGCGATGGCGGTGAGCTACTCCACCGCCAGTTCCAACGCCACCCTGCCGGTGACGCTGCGCTGCGCCGAGCGCAATCTCGGCGTCTCGAGTTCGGTCGCGAGCTTCGTCGTGAGCCTCGGCGCGACGATCAACATGAACGGCACAGCCATGTATCTCGGTTTGGCGACGCTGTTCGGCGCGCAGATCTTCGGGGTGGATCTGAGCTGGGCCGACTACGGCATGATCGCGCTGCTGGGCACGCTCGGGGCGGTCGGCGCGGCGGGGATCCCGGGGGCGGGGCTGATCATGATGGCGCTGGTGTTCGGCGCAGTCGACGTGCCGCTCGAGACCATCGCCTTCGTCGCTGGGGTCGACCGCATCATGGACATGATGCGCACCACCACCAACGTCACCGGCGATGCCGCCGTGGCCGTAACAGTGGCCAGCCTCACGGGCGAGATTGACAGGGCAGAGCTGGTCAGCGCAGACGACATCTGA
- a CDS encoding glutathione S-transferase family protein has translation MKLIIGNKNYSSWSLRGWLAVKQSGLSFEELTVPIMGEEWDRLKQDMGEVQPSSGKVPILWDGDSVVWDSLAIMEYCADKVGRERFWPKDEPARAMARAMVAEMHSGYLSLRRELPMNIRRRVELPGLSDATRHDIVRILGLWAEARARHGRAGPYLFGTFGAADIFYAPVVTRFVTYGIGVPGFAQAYMEAITEHEWMREWTGAAEEEEWVIEQFEMVR, from the coding sequence ATGAAACTCATCATCGGCAACAAGAACTATTCGAGCTGGTCCCTGCGCGGCTGGCTCGCGGTCAAGCAGTCGGGCCTCTCCTTCGAGGAACTGACCGTGCCGATCATGGGCGAGGAGTGGGACCGGCTGAAGCAGGACATGGGCGAGGTCCAGCCCTCCAGCGGCAAGGTGCCGATCCTGTGGGACGGCGATTCCGTGGTGTGGGACAGCCTCGCGATCATGGAATACTGCGCCGACAAGGTCGGGCGCGAGCGGTTCTGGCCCAAGGACGAGCCCGCGCGCGCGATGGCCCGGGCGATGGTGGCCGAGATGCATTCGGGCTACCTCAGCTTGCGCCGCGAACTGCCGATGAACATCCGCCGCCGGGTGGAACTGCCGGGCCTGTCAGACGCGACCCGCCACGATATCGTGCGCATCCTCGGTCTGTGGGCGGAAGCCCGCGCGCGCCACGGCCGCGCGGGGCCCTACCTGTTCGGAACCTTCGGCGCCGCGGACATCTTCTATGCGCCGGTGGTCACGCGCTTCGTCACCTACGGCATCGGCGTCCCCGGCTTCGCACAGGCCTACATGGAAGCGATCACCGAGCATGAATGGATGCGCGAGTGGACGGGCGCGGCCGAGGAAGAGGAATGGGTGATCGAGCAGTTCGAGATGGTGCGCTGA
- the dapE gene encoding succinyl-diaminopimelate desuccinylase, with product MLDTLDIAKRLIAAPSVTPATGAVFAELEAMLVPLGFAVHRFRRGDGPEGSDEAPVENLFALRTGPEGSRHFAFAGHLDVVPPGEGWASDPFEPQVRGELLHGRGAVDMKGAIAAMVAAVAEVPQDAGTISFIITGDEEGPALHGTRALIDHMEAAGHRPDLCLVGEPTSVHRLGDMVKIGRRGSVNIFIDAEGTQGHVAYPHLADNPLPRLVAILAELDALTLDTGTKWFQPSNLEITDINVGNRAHNVIPAAGHARISIRFNDLHTGKSLSDRVCAIAEKHGGKARPIISGEPFLTEPGAFSSLVSAAVEAETGVVPELSTTGGTSDARFLRSVCPVIEFGLCNATMHKRDEAVAIPDLAVLARIYARIARAALALGEELKE from the coding sequence ATGCTCGACACGCTCGATATTGCCAAGCGCCTGATCGCCGCGCCTTCCGTCACCCCCGCCACCGGGGCGGTGTTCGCCGAACTCGAGGCGATGCTAGTGCCGCTGGGCTTTGCCGTCCACCGTTTCAGGCGGGGGGATGGCCCGGAAGGGTCCGACGAGGCGCCGGTGGAGAACCTCTTCGCCCTGCGCACCGGACCCGAAGGCTCGCGCCATTTCGCCTTTGCTGGGCATCTCGACGTGGTGCCGCCGGGTGAGGGATGGGCCTCCGATCCCTTCGAGCCGCAGGTGCGCGGCGAGCTGCTCCACGGGCGCGGCGCGGTCGACATGAAGGGCGCGATCGCGGCGATGGTCGCCGCCGTCGCCGAGGTGCCGCAGGACGCCGGCACGATCAGCTTTATCATCACCGGCGACGAGGAAGGCCCGGCGCTCCACGGCACGCGGGCGCTGATCGATCACATGGAGGCCGCCGGGCACCGCCCCGACCTCTGCCTTGTCGGCGAGCCGACCTCGGTCCACCGGCTCGGCGACATGGTCAAGATCGGGCGGCGCGGCTCGGTCAACATCTTCATCGATGCGGAAGGCACGCAGGGCCACGTCGCCTATCCCCACCTCGCCGACAATCCGTTGCCCCGGCTGGTCGCGATCCTCGCCGAACTCGACGCCCTGACGCTCGACACCGGGACGAAGTGGTTCCAGCCGAGCAACCTCGAGATCACCGACATCAACGTGGGCAACCGCGCGCACAACGTCATTCCCGCGGCCGGCCACGCGCGCATCTCGATCCGCTTCAACGACCTGCACACCGGCAAGAGCCTGTCCGACCGCGTCTGCGCCATCGCCGAGAAGCACGGCGGCAAGGCGCGGCCCATCATCTCGGGCGAGCCCTTCCTGACTGAGCCGGGCGCCTTTTCGTCCCTGGTGAGCGCGGCGGTCGAGGCCGAGACCGGGGTGGTGCCGGAACTTTCCACCACCGGCGGAACTTCCGATGCGCGCTTCCTGCGCAGCGTGTGCCCGGTGATCGAATTCGGCCTGTGCAACGCGACCATGCACAAGCGCGACGAGGCGGTGGCGATCCCCGATCTCGCCGTGCTCGCTCGCATCTACGCCCGCATCGCCCGCGCGGCGCTGGCGCTGGGCGAGGAGTTGAAGGAGTAA
- a CDS encoding VOC family protein: MTLPPFHLAFPVDDLAEARRFYGEVMGCAEGRSSDEWVDFDFHGHQIVAHLAPGQAGDRASNHVDGHGVPVPHFGLVLEMADWEALAERLRTGGCTFVIEPTIRFRGQPGEQATMFLRDPSGNALEFKAFADQANLFAT; this comes from the coding sequence ATGACCCTGCCCCCCTTCCACCTCGCCTTTCCCGTCGACGATCTCGCCGAGGCGCGGCGCTTCTACGGGGAGGTGATGGGCTGCGCCGAGGGGCGCTCGTCGGACGAGTGGGTCGATTTCGATTTCCACGGTCACCAGATCGTCGCCCACCTCGCGCCGGGGCAGGCGGGTGACCGGGCGTCGAACCATGTCGACGGGCACGGCGTGCCGGTGCCGCATTTCGGGCTGGTCCTCGAAATGGCGGACTGGGAGGCGCTCGCCGAACGTCTGCGCACGGGCGGCTGCACCTTCGTGATCGAGCCGACCATCCGCTTCCGGGGTCAGCCCGGCGAACAGGCGACGATGTTCCTGCGTGACCCTTCCGGCAATGCGCTTGAGTTCAAGGCCTTTGCCGATCAGGCTAACTTGTTCGCCACTTGA